One Cyanobium sp. AMD-g genomic window carries:
- a CDS encoding glycosyltransferase family 2 protein, whose product MSVSENQGNLLSALILTYNEEANIARTLDHLGWLDSILVIDSGSSDATLSILATNPTVRVLQRPFDNFADQCNFGLDQIDTPWVLSLDADYRIPPPLASEIQTVIRDPGNTEVSGFAIPFRYCIGGRPLRSGMLPPRISLYRRGLGRYHNDGHGHRIALPGPIKTLRQPIFHDDRKPLQRWLTSQGTYLAIEAAKLRGTPSGQLSLADRLRKHTPLAPYAALLFCLLWKGGLLEGWRGWAYAQQRMYAELLLHLMLLENHSHLSTPP is encoded by the coding sequence ATGAGCGTGTCCGAGAACCAAGGCAATCTTCTTAGTGCACTGATTCTCACCTACAACGAGGAGGCGAATATTGCCCGCACCCTCGATCACCTGGGCTGGCTGGACTCGATCCTGGTGATTGACAGTGGCAGCAGCGACGCCACCCTTTCGATCCTCGCCACGAATCCAACCGTACGGGTGCTGCAACGACCCTTCGACAACTTCGCTGACCAGTGCAATTTCGGCCTGGATCAGATCGACACCCCCTGGGTCCTTAGCCTTGATGCGGACTACCGGATCCCGCCGCCACTGGCGAGCGAAATCCAGACGGTGATCAGGGATCCAGGCAACACTGAAGTGTCAGGTTTCGCCATCCCGTTCCGTTACTGCATCGGCGGCCGTCCCCTGCGCAGCGGCATGCTGCCGCCCAGGATCAGCCTCTACCGCAGGGGACTGGGGCGCTACCACAACGACGGCCATGGGCACCGCATCGCTCTTCCTGGCCCGATCAAAACCCTGCGCCAGCCGATCTTCCACGATGACCGCAAACCCTTGCAGCGCTGGTTGACGTCCCAGGGGACCTACCTGGCGATCGAAGCCGCCAAGCTGCGTGGCACTCCCTCGGGCCAGTTGTCGCTGGCGGATCGACTCCGCAAGCACACCCCGCTGGCTCCCTACGCCGCTCTTTTGTTCTGTCTGCTCTGGAAAGGAGGGTTGCTGGAGGGCTGGCGCGGCTGGGCCTATGCCCAGCAACGCATGTATGCCGAACTCCTGCTGCATCTCATGCTTCTTGAGAACCACTCCCACCTCTCAACGCCACCATGA
- a CDS encoding glycosyltransferase yields the protein MRVLHVIPSISPLRGGPSRAVIDMVAALRLQDVDAAILTTNDNGPGLHPELVTGRWQWHQGVPVLAFPRWSPPVPALREFAFSPALSLWLARHLKHYDLLHIHALFSYPSTSAMVQARWAGVPYILRSIGQLSPWSLAQSRGRKRLLLHLIERSNLEQAAALHFTTTAERDEAAALGLAPPSLVLPLGVRGPDLLAAPAAAPKPSTPVRFLFLSRLHPKKQLEKLLEALALLQRQRPEASWELAIAGDGEPRYVAALQEQTRELGIDTRCHWLGFVEGEAKWQALDAADWYVLPSAAENFGIAAVEALASGTPVILSPEVAVAADVDRAGAGLVCASDPEALAMTLATALVRPSLSMRTSAFNLAESDFSWSTIALQLRDAYRQVLPPSAGR from the coding sequence ATGAGGGTTCTGCATGTGATCCCCTCGATCAGCCCGCTGCGGGGCGGCCCCAGCCGGGCCGTGATCGACATGGTGGCGGCCCTGCGCCTCCAGGACGTGGACGCCGCCATCCTCACCACCAACGACAATGGCCCGGGCCTGCACCCGGAGCTGGTCACCGGACGCTGGCAGTGGCACCAGGGGGTGCCGGTGCTCGCGTTCCCCCGCTGGAGTCCGCCGGTGCCGGCCCTGCGGGAGTTCGCCTTCAGCCCTGCACTCAGTCTCTGGCTGGCCCGGCATCTGAAGCATTACGACCTGCTCCACATCCATGCCCTTTTCTCCTATCCCTCCACCAGCGCCATGGTCCAGGCCCGCTGGGCCGGCGTTCCCTACATCCTGCGCAGCATCGGCCAGCTGAGCCCGTGGAGCCTGGCCCAGAGCCGCGGCCGTAAACGCCTGTTGCTGCACCTGATCGAACGGAGCAACCTCGAGCAGGCGGCTGCCCTGCACTTCACCACCACCGCCGAGCGGGACGAAGCGGCCGCCCTGGGCCTGGCCCCGCCGAGCCTGGTGCTGCCCCTGGGGGTGCGCGGCCCTGACCTGCTGGCAGCGCCAGCGGCTGCTCCGAAGCCTTCGACGCCCGTCCGCTTCCTCTTTCTGTCGCGGTTGCACCCGAAGAAGCAGCTGGAGAAGCTGCTGGAGGCCCTGGCCCTGCTGCAGCGGCAGCGGCCCGAAGCCAGCTGGGAACTGGCCATCGCCGGCGATGGGGAGCCCCGTTATGTCGCCGCCCTGCAGGAGCAGACCAGGGAACTGGGCATCGATACCCGCTGCCACTGGCTGGGTTTCGTGGAGGGGGAAGCGAAATGGCAGGCTCTGGACGCCGCCGACTGGTACGTCCTGCCATCGGCGGCGGAGAACTTCGGCATTGCCGCCGTTGAGGCCCTTGCCTCGGGAACCCCCGTCATCCTTTCTCCTGAGGTGGCCGTGGCTGCCGACGTGGACCGTGCCGGTGCCGGCCTCGTCTGTGCCAGCGACCCGGAAGCGCTGGCCATGACCCTGGCCACCGCGTTGGTGCGGCCTTCGCTGTCAATGCGGACGTCCGCCTTTAACCTGGCGGAATCGGATTTTTCCTGGAGCACGATCGCCCTTCAGCTGCGTGACGCCTACCGCCAGGTGCTGCCCCCCTCCGCCGGTCGATGA